A window of Ananas comosus cultivar F153 unplaced genomic scaffold, ASM154086v1, whole genome shotgun sequence contains these coding sequences:
- the LOC109704448 gene encoding uncharacterized protein LOC109704448 produces the protein MEASGRVVGLGVEILNQSNYKVWKSCLESYLIGEDLWDVVGGGFRRAPTDTPENREALKRWRTLNAKAEFVLKRSISHDLFEHIIGCKSVREIWETLDGLMNKKNNARLQLLENELANTIQGDLSISQYFLKVKNLCSEISALDSDEPISEARMKRNIIRGLNKEYHAFITSI, from the coding sequence ATGGAGGCAAGTGGTCGAGTTGTCGGACTCGGGGTGGAGATTCTCAACCAATCCAACTACAAAGTTTGGAAGTCGTGTTTGGAGTCGTACCTTATCGGCGAAGATCTTTGGGATGTCGTCGGTGGTGGTTTTCGACGAGCTCCAACGGATACTCCTGAGAATAGGGAGGCCTTGAAAAGATGGAGGACCTTGAATGCGAAGGCGGAGTTTGTCTTGAAGAGGTCCATATCTCATGACTTGTTCGAGCATATTATCGGGTGCAAGTCAGTGCGAGAAATTTGGGAGACTCTAGATGGGTTGATGAATAAAAAGAACAATGCTCGGCTACAACTCCTTGAGAATGAGTTAGCTAATACCATTCAAGGTGATCTCTCTATCTCCCAATATTTCTTAAAGGTCAAAAATCTTTGTTCAGAAATTTCGGCGTTGGATTCGGATGAGCCTATTTCGGAGGCGCGGATGAAACGTAACATTATCCGTGGTCTCAACAAGGAGTACCATGCTTTTATTACCTCTATTTAG